DNA from Pseudocitrobacter corydidari:
CATCCAGCCATACACTTGTGCCATATACGTTTGCAGTCCGGAACGGGACTGTACGATTGAATCAGAACGAGGGAATCGGTCCATGAGAATCTCCTGATGATATAAGGAATACCTCAAGGATATCGCAAATATTGCGGGTGTGCATCGACAGGGAGTAAACGGAGGCGTTAAGGCATCGTGCGGGTGAAACCGCCGGGTCTGGTTTTGTAGGCCTGATAAGCGCAGCGCCATCAGGCATTGTGCAGACGGAACCGCCGGGCCTGGTGTTGTAGGTCTGATAAGCGAAGCGCCATCAGGCATTGTGCAGACGAAACCGTCGGATTTGGTATTGTAGGCCTGATAAGCGCAGCGCCATCAGGCGCTATGCCAGCGCCCTGCCGCTTGCTTATCGCTGTCGCGGGCTTCTACCCAACGGTCGCCTTCTGGTGTGGCTTCACGTTTCCAGAACGGCGCACGCGTTTTCAGATAGTCCATGATGAACTCGGTGGCTTCAAAACCGCTGCTGCGGTGCGCGCTGGTGACGCCTACAAAGACAATTTCGTCTCCCGGCCACAGTTCGCCTATGCGGTGAATGACCGTGACGCGGCCCAGCGGCCAGCGGCCTCGCGCTTCTTCGACGATTTCCGCCAGCGCTTTTTCGGTCATGCCCGGATAGTGCTCCAGGGTCAGCGCTTTTACGCTGTCGCCAAGGTTGTGGTTTCGAACTTTGCCGGTAAACGTGACCACCGCACCATCTTCATCGCGCTCGGCAAGCCAGACATATTCGTCACCCACGTTAAACGTCTCGTGACCGACGCGAATGCGCGTTTCGCTCATCATCAACCTCCCGTTACCGGTGGGAAAAACGCCACTTCATCGCCATCGGCAACCGGCGTATCAAAACTGACCAGCGTCTGGTTGACCGCCGCCAGCAGTTTGCCCTCTTCCAGCGCCAGCGCCCAGCGCCCTTCCTGGGCCGCCAGATGCTGACGAATAGCCTCTACCGTGGCGAACTCTGCCGGAAGTTGTAACGCGTCCGTGCCCACCAGTTCGCGAACCTGCGCAAAAAACAGAACTTTAATCATCGCTATCCACCCTGAAATCGCCCGATTTGCCGCCGCTTTTCGCCAGCAGGCGCACCGGGCCAATGACCATATCTTTTTGCACCGCTTTGCACATATCGTAAATCGTCAGCGCCGCCACCGACGCCGCCGTTAACGCTTCCATCTCTACGCCGGTTTTCCCGGTCAGACGACACAGCGTTTCGATACGCACGCGGCTATGCTCAGGCTCGGCCTGCAGATTCACTTCCACTTTGCTGAGCATCAGCGGATGACAGAGCGGGATCAGGTCCCAGGTGCGCTTGGCGGCCTGAATTCCTGCGATACGGGCGGTAGCGAACACGTCGCCTTTGTGGTGGCTACCGTCGATAATCATCGATAAGGTTTCCGGCAGCATGGTGACGAACGCTTCCGCGCGAGCTTCGCGTACGGTTTCAGCCTTGGCGGAGACATCCACCATATGGGCTTCGCCCGCCGCGTTGATATGGGTCAGTTGCGACATCGTTTATTTCTTCAGATGAGGGTAGAAGTTACAAGGACGGGTGCGGGAGTCGAGCTGCGCCGCAATAATATTTTCCCACGCGGTACGACACGCTTTGGTCGAACCCGGCATAGCGAAAATCAGCGTCCGGTTAGCCATCCCGGCAATGGCGCGGGATTGCAGCGTGGCGGTGCCAATCTCTTCAAAAGAGAGCATAC
Protein-coding regions in this window:
- the moaD gene encoding molybdopterin synthase sulfur carrier subunit, translating into MIKVLFFAQVRELVGTDALQLPAEFATVEAIRQHLAAQEGRWALALEEGKLLAAVNQTLVSFDTPVADGDEVAFFPPVTGG
- the moaC gene encoding cyclic pyranopterin monophosphate synthase MoaC; this encodes MSQLTHINAAGEAHMVDVSAKAETVREARAEAFVTMLPETLSMIIDGSHHKGDVFATARIAGIQAAKRTWDLIPLCHPLMLSKVEVNLQAEPEHSRVRIETLCRLTGKTGVEMEALTAASVAALTIYDMCKAVQKDMVIGPVRLLAKSGGKSGDFRVDSDD
- the moaE gene encoding molybdopterin synthase catalytic subunit MoaE; translated protein: MSETRIRVGHETFNVGDEYVWLAERDEDGAVVTFTGKVRNHNLGDSVKALTLEHYPGMTEKALAEIVEEARGRWPLGRVTVIHRIGELWPGDEIVFVGVTSAHRSSGFEATEFIMDYLKTRAPFWKREATPEGDRWVEARDSDKQAAGRWHSA